A region from the Lolium perenne isolate Kyuss_39 chromosome 4, Kyuss_2.0, whole genome shotgun sequence genome encodes:
- the LOC127326138 gene encoding protein DETOXIFICATION 40, translating into MGSPLESNGKQLESPLLTSLQPASAGSGSDDGHGHGAAKQLESILNDESVPWGRRMSAATVVEMRMLLRLAAPAVLVYMINYLMSMSTQIFSGHLGTLELAAASLGNTGIQVFAYGLMLGMGSAVETLCGQAYGANKFDMLGVYMQRSTVLLMATGVPLAVLYVFSRPLLILLGESPEIARAAAIFVYGLIPQIFAYAANFPIQKFLQSQSIMAPSAYISAATLAVHLVLSYLVVYKFGLGLLGASLMLSVSWWIIVIAQFIYIVTSSRCRLTWTGFSLQAFSGLPEFFKLSLASAVMLCLETWYFQILVLIAGLLKDPEMALASLSVCMTISGWVFMISVGFNAAASVRVSNELGAGNPKSAAFSVVVVTLLSFALSVVISVVILLCRDYISYIYTGGEDVAAAVSKLTPLLALTLILNGIQPVLSGVAVGCGWQAFVAYVNVGCYYVVGIPLGCLLGFYFDLGAAGIWSGMIGGTLMQTLILLWVTFRTDWNKEVAQSMKRLNKWEGKKPLLAGQE; encoded by the exons ATGGGTAGCCCGCTGGAGAGCAACGGCAAGCAGCTGGAGAGCCCGCTGCTGACCTCGCTGCAGCCGGCGTCGGCCGGCAGCGGCAGCGACGACGGGCACGGGCACGGGGCGGCCAAGCAGCTGGAGAGCATCCTGAACGACGAGTCGGTGCCCTGGGGCCGGAGGATGAGCGCGGCCACGGTGGTGGAGATGCGGATGCTGCTGCGCCTCGCGGCGCCCGCCGTGCTGGTGTACATGATCAACTACCTCATGTCCATGTCCACGCAGATCTTCTCCGGCCACCTCGGCACGCTCGagctcgccgccgcctccctcggCAACACCGGCATCCAGGTCTTCGCATACGGCCTCATG CTTGGCATGGGAAGCGCGGTGGAGACCCTGTGCGGGCAGGCGTACGGCGCCAACAAGTTCGACATGCTGGGCGTCTACATGCAGCGCTCCACCGTCCTGCTCATGGCCACCGGCGTCCCGCTGGCCGTCCTCTACGTCTTCTCTCGgcccctcctcatcctcctcggcgAATCGCCGGAGATCGCCCGAGCCGCGGCCATCTTCGTCTACGGCCTCATCCCGCAGATCTTCGCCTACGCGGCCAACTTCCCCATCCAGAAGTTCCTGCAGTCGCAGAGCATCATGGCGCCCAGCGCCTACATCTCCGCCGCCACGCTCGCCGTCCACCTCGTCCTCAGCTATCTCGTCGTCTACAAGTTCGGGCTGGGACTCTTGGGTGCCTCGCTCATGCTCAGCGTCAGCTGGTGGATCATCGTCATCGCGCAGTTCATCTACATCGTCACCAGCAGCCGGTGCCGCCTCACGTGGACCGGCTTCTCCCTGCAGGCCTTCTCCGGCCTGCCAGAGTTCTTCAAGCTCTCCCTTGCCTCCGCGGTCATGCTCTGCCTCGAGACCTGGTACTTTCAGATACTAGTGCTCATTGCTGGCCTCCTCAAGGACCCCGAAATGGCCCTCGCCTCCCTCTCAGTCTG CATGACCATTTCAGGGTGGGTGTTCATGATTTCGGTTGGATTCAACGCAGCTGCCAG CGTGCGGGTGAGCAATGAGCTTGGCGCCGGAAACCCCAAGTCCGCGGCCTTCTCCGTGGTGGTAGTGACGTTGCTGTCCTTCGCCCTGTCGGTGGTGATCTCGGTGGTCATTCTGCTCTGCCGTGACTACATCAGCTACATCTACACCGGCGGCGAGgacgtggcggcggcggtgtccaaGCTCACGCCGCTGCTGGCGCTCACACTCATCCTCAACGGCATCCAGCCGGTTCTGTCAG GGGTGGCCGTGGGCTGTGGATGGCAAGCGTTCGTCGCCTACGTCAACGTCGGCTGCTACTACGTCGTTGGCATCCCGCTTGGCTGCCTCCTCGGCTTCTACTTCGACCTTGGCGCCGCC GGCATATGGAGCGGGATGATTGGAGGTACCTTGATGCAGACTCTGATCCTGCTGTGGGTTACCTTCAGAACAGACTGGAACAAAGAG GTGGCCCAATCTATGAAACGATTGAACAAGTGGGAAGGCAAGAAACCTCTGTTGGCAGGCCAGGAATGA